Proteins encoded together in one Nitrospirota bacterium window:
- the rpsG gene encoding 30S ribosomal protein S7, giving the protein MPRTRFLDQRDPLPDVRYRDKLVGKFLNILMSGGKKSTAERICYGAFDVIQEKTGSDPLKVFRTAIDNVKPVVEVKSRRVGGASYQVPVEIRPARRMSLALRWLAEYSRTRGGKSMREKLAAELLDASNNTGAAVKKREDVHRMAEANKAFAHYRW; this is encoded by the coding sequence ATGCCAAGAACTAGATTTTTAGATCAGCGCGATCCGCTCCCTGACGTACGATATCGGGATAAGCTCGTCGGGAAATTTTTGAATATCCTGATGTCTGGTGGCAAGAAGAGTACGGCCGAGCGTATTTGCTACGGCGCCTTCGATGTCATTCAGGAGAAGACTGGTAGTGATCCGCTCAAGGTGTTTCGGACGGCGATCGATAATGTCAAGCCGGTTGTCGAAGTGAAGTCGCGTCGGGTGGGTGGCGCTTCGTATCAGGTGCCTGTTGAAATTCGCCCGGCACGCCGGATGTCGCTGGCTCTCAGGTGGCTGGCGGAGTATTCGCGGACTCGCGGCGGCAAGAGCATGCGGGAGAAGCTTGCAGCTGAGCTGCTTGATGCGTCGAATAACACGGGTGCGGCGGTGAAGAAGCGGGAAGATGTGCATCGAATGGCGGAGGCCAATAAGGCGTTCGCGCATTATCGCTGGTAG
- the rpsL gene encoding 30S ribosomal protein S12 has product MPTINQLVRKGRKLAHAKTKSPALKSCPQKRGVCLRVYTSTPKKPNSALRKVARVRLTNGMEVTTYIPGVGHNLQEHSIVLVRGGRVKDLPGVRYHIVRGALDAVGVADRKQSRSKYGAKRPK; this is encoded by the coding sequence ATGCCAACGATTAATCAGTTAGTCAGAAAAGGCCGCAAGCTGGCGCATGCGAAGACGAAGAGCCCTGCGCTCAAGTCCTGCCCGCAGAAGCGCGGTGTCTGCCTCCGTGTTTACACCTCAACTCCGAAAAAACCGAACTCGGCGCTGCGTAAAGTTGCGCGCGTCCGGTTGACCAACGGGATGGAAGTGACGACGTACATCCCCGGCGTCGGCCACAATCTGCAAGAGCACTCCATTGTGCTTGTGCGCGGTGGTCGTGTGAAGGACTTGCCTGGTGTGCGTTATCACATCGTCAGAGGTGCCCTTGACGCTGTCGGTGTGGCGGATCGTAAGCAGAGCCGTTCGAAGTACGGAGCGAAGCGTCCAAAGTAG